The sequence TTTGGGACTTGGCGTAGGCTTGACCAAAATCCGGCGCTATCCCCATCACCTCCCCCGTCGAGCGCATCTCCGGCCCCAGGATCAAATCCGTACCAGGGAACTTTTCAAAGGGCAGCACCACCTCCTTGACCGAGTAGTAAGGGGGGACCACCTCCTGGGTGAATCCCACATCCCTAAGCCGCTCACCCGCCATCACCCGCGCCGCCAGCTTTGCCAGGGGAATGCCCGTCGCCTTGGCAATAAAGGGCACCGTCCGTGACGCCCGGGGATTGGCCTCCAACACATACACCTGCTCCCCCTGAATGGCAAACTGCACATTCATCAACCCCACCACGTTCAACCGCTGCGCCAGGGCACAGGTCCAGGTGCGAATTTGCGCCAACACCCGCTCCGATAACGAGTACGTCGGCAGCACACAGGCCGAATCCCCCGAGTGAACCCCCGCCTGTTCGATGTGCTCTAAAATGCCGCCGATGACCACCATTCCCTCTTGGTCCCGCAGGGCATCCACATCCACTTCAATGGCATTTTCCAAAAACTTATCCACCAAAATGGGGTGGTCCGGCTCCACCTGCACCGCCGTTTTCATATAGCGTTCCAGTTCGCCATCGGAATAGACGATTTCCATCGCCCGCCCCCCCAGCACATAACTGGGCCGCACCACCACCGGATAACCCAATCGCCGAGCGACCTGTAGGGCTTCCTGTTCGTTGTGGGCAATGCCGTTGGGGGGCTGTTGGATGCCCAACTCCTGGAGCAGGCGCCCAAACTTCTCCCGGTCCTCGGCAATGTCAATCGAGATGGGCGATGTCCCCCAAATACGGGTGGGCAACTCCGGTCGTTCGTTCAGGGCCTGATACAAAGGCAAAGCCAGTTTCAAGGGCGTTTGACCCCCGAATTGCACAATCACCCCCACCGGCTTTTCCGCCTCCAGAATATTCAACACATCCTCTAAAGTCAGGGGTTCAAAGTACAGCCGGTCACTGGTGTCGTAGTCCGTGGAAACCGTCTCCGGGTTGGAATTGACCATGATGGTCTCGTAGCCCCGTTCCTTCAGGGCAAAGGCGGCGTGACAACAGCAGTAGTCGAACTCAATTCCCTGGCCGATGCGGTTAGGGCCACCCCCCAAAATCACCACCTTGGGCTTATCCGTCGGACGCACCTCCGTTTCCTGCTCGTAGGTGGAGTAGTGGTAGGGGGTATAGGCCTCAAATTCCGCCGCACAGGTGTCCACCGTTTTATAGACCGGCACCACCCCGCTGCGCTGGCGCTGGGCGCGGATTTCCGCCTCCGTTTTGCGAGTAGCAAAGGCAATCTGCCGGTCGCTAAAGCCCTTTTGCTTAATCAGCTGCCAGTCCTCCTCCGTAAACTTGTCCAAGGGCGTCATTTTCAGGTAGCGTTCCGTATGGAGCAGGTCCGCCATTTCCCGCAAAAACCAGGGGTCAATGCCCGTGAGTTCGTAAATCTCCTCCACGGTTAACCCCAGCAACAAAGCATGGCGGATGTGGAAAATGCGGTCCGGGTTAGGAATGCGCAAATAGGCCCGCACCTGCTCAATCGTGGGCAACACCTCCGCACCATCACACCCCCAGCCCGCCCGCCCCGTCTCCAGGGAGCGAATCGCCTTTTGCAACGACTCCTGAAACGTGCGCCCGATAGCCATCGCCTCCCCCACCGATCTCATCTGGGTCGTCAGATGGGGCGTAGCACCAGGAAATTTCTCAAACGTAAAGCGGGGAATTTTGGTGACCACGTAGTCAATGCTAGGCTCAAAACAAGCAGGCGTCTTCTTGGTGATGTCGTTGGTCAACTCCGGCAGGGTATAACCCACGGCCAACTTGGCGGCAATTTTAGCGATGGGAAAACCAGTGGCCTTGGACGCCAAAGCCGAACTGCGCGAAACCCGGGGATTCATTTCGATCACCACCACATCACCATTTTGGGGATTCACGGCAAATTGAATGTTGGACCCCCCTGTTTCCACCCCGATTTCCCGGATGATGCGAATGGCATAGTCCCGCAGGCGTTGGTACTCCTTATCGGTCAAGGTTTGCGCCGGTGCCACCGTAATCGAATCCCCCGTATGCACCCCCATTGGGTCCACATTTTCGATCGAGCAAATAATCACCACGTTATCGGCCAAATCCCGCATTACCTCCAGTTCAAACTCCTTCCAGCCCAGGAGCGACTGTTCGATGAGAATTTGCGAGACAGGACTGGCCTCCAAACCGGCCCGGGCGATCTGCTCAAACTCCTCTTGGTTATAGGCAATCCCCCCGCCGGTTCCCCCTAAGGTAAACGCCGGACGAATGATCAACGGATAGGTATTAATTTGCTGGGCAATCTGTTGCGCTTCCTCCCAGCTTTCCGCCAGTCCCGATGGGCACACCTGCAAGCCGATGCGCTGCATGGCCTCCTTAAAAAGCCGGCGGTCTTCGGCCTTTTCAATAGCGCTCAATTTCGCCCCAATCAATTCCACCCCATATTGTTCCAGGACCCCCGTTTTGGCCAAACGCACCGCCAGGTTCAAGGCCGTTTGTCCCCCCATAGTCGGCAGCAGGGCCTGGGGCTGCTCCTGGGCAATCACCTGAGTCAGGGTTTCCACCGTCAACGGCTCGATGTAGGTGCGGTCGGCCATATCCGGGTCGGTCATGATGGTGGCCGGGTTAGAGTTGACCAGCACCACCTGATACCCCTCCTCCCGCAGAGCCTTGCACGCTTGGGTACCGGAGTAATCAAACTCGCAGGCCTGGCCGATCACAATGGGGCCGGAACCGATGAGCAAAATTTTTTCGATGTCCGTGCGCCGGGGCATGGCTACTCCTCAAGGGGGACAACGGTCTCGATACAACACCATGTAATCCACGATAATCCGCCGGGCAGCGGGACGTAAATCGTTGTTGAGGGTGCGATTGCGCTGGGTTTCATCGGCTAAACGCTACACGCGACACCACTCCCCCGCCTGGGTCATTACCATCTGGGCGCGAATACGCATCAAGGCAACGATTTGGCGGTTACGTAAAGGGCATGGCGCGCTCGGGACGAAATAGCCATCCATCACCGTTAGATAAGCCACGGCAAACACTTCATCCGGGGTGAATTTTACCAAGTTCCACTCGCCATAACGGTTGCCCAGAAATTGCTCACAAATGCGGACATTTTGTTTCCCTTCCACCCGCCAGGATAAGGCATTAATCAAAGCAGCTTGGCAGTCCACCGGCTGGTGAGGACCGGATAAAAATTCGGCCATTTCTGGCGTTAAAACTCCCTTGGTCCGGGCCGTGCGCACCAAAGGAATATCGAGATAGGCATCGGCAATAGGCATAGAGGTGAGCGGTGAATCAGCGCGGGCGGGTGTCCCCATAGCCCCTAGCACCAGTAACACCAAGCTTAGCAAGCGCTGACGATTCATCCCCATCCCCGGCTTTTTCCTTAACATATCATACGCGGGTCATGGACCTGGGTTTTGTTCAGCAATAAACAATTGATACCCCAGGCGATGGACGGTACGGATGCCCAAACCGGGGGGTAATTTTTTGCGCAGGCTGAGCAGGTGGGTATCCAGGGAGCGCCCCGTCTGCTGGCCCCAGACCCGCTCCTGCAACACCTGGCGCGGCACCACCTCCCCTTGGCCCTGGACCAGCAACGCCAGGAGTTGAAATTCGTGGGGCGTCAAAGGCAGCGCCTGGTCTCGGTAAAACCCCCGCTGGGCCAGCAGATCCAACGTCAAATCCCCGTAGGTCAAGATAGGTTTTCCCCGCTGCCAACGCCGCACCAATGCCTGCACCCGCGCCCTGAACTGGGCTAGGCCAAAGGGTTTCACCAGATAGTCGTCCGCCCCAGCCTCCAACCCAGCAACGATGTCCCGTTCTTGATTGCGCGCCGAAAGGACCAACAACATGCCCTGCTGCCGTTGGGACCACCAGCGAGCCAAGTGCAACCCCTCATCCCAGGCCTGGGGCCAGTCCAAGTCCAGTACCCACAGGGCGCCCAGTTGCGTCTGAGTATAGCCTTGGGCCAGACTGTCCAGCAGCGTCACCCGATAGCCCGCTTCTTGCAAATGCCACCCCAACAACAGGCGCAGTTGCCGGTTGGGAATCAGCAGGATGATAGGCAACGATGCTACCCCACCGTTGGCTCAACCCTGGATTATACCGGCGACCCGTTGCTGGGCCTATGGCGGTTTACAATGGGGGTGGGTTGGGGGTCACAATCTATGAGCCGCTTAACCAGACACCAGCAGGCACGCCGGGCCCTCGCCGTAAACACGTCCCTGTTTGTCATAGCTTCGGCAGCCTTGGCGGTCATCCTCCTGGGGGACATCCTGCGCCATCTGGTCGCCGGGAGCGCTTGGGGGTGGTGGGGGATGACTCTGACGTTGGTGTTGTGGCTGCTGCTGGGCTGGGGCAATTTCCGGGGAGCGTGGCGGTCCTTTAGTCGTATGGCCTACGGTACCTCCCAATTCCAGGGATTCTTGAGTTGGTTATCGTCATGGCTGCTGGCTTGGCTAGCCTGGTGGCTGTAGGTCTCGCCTACCAATCGCAAAGGGTGCGGATTTGCTGACGACACTGGCTAGTGGCCACCCGCAGAGTCTCCTGGGTGCGCTGGTACTCGCCGGCGTTGCCCTGCTGGAGGTACAGATCCGCCGCCCGGCGCAAGTCCTCAATGCCCTCCCGCACCTGCCGCTGGTTGTAGCGCAGCACCCCCCGGTTGTAAAAGGCCTCGGCGTAGGTGGGACGCAACTCAATAGCCCGGCTGTAGTCTTCGATGGCACCGGCTCTGTCGCCCAGAGCAGAACGGGCTAACCCCCGCCCCACATAGGGTTCCGGGTAACTGGGGTCCAGCCGAATGGCCTGGTCAAAGTCCTGGATGGCTCCCTGCTGGTCCCGTTGGATGTAGCGCATCACTCCCCGCGTAGCATAGGCCGCCGCATAGTTGGGGTTAGCCCGCAGTGCCTGTGTCAATTGGTTCAACGCCCCGGCAATATCCCCCTGGCGATACCGCTCACTAGCCAGCAGGTAAAAATCATCAGCCCGGTTGGGATTGACCGCTACCCGAGGTGCCGCAGTCAGGTTAGGTTTCACCGGACGCGGTGCCCAACTAAGATAGGTGTTGATGGGAATCCCCAGATTAAAACCAGTTTTGACATAGACCATCTCCCCCTGCCGCTCGAGTTGCCCACCGTCGGCCCGCCCATGCACCCCCACCAATCTAGCCTGGCTATCTAGAACCGGCCCGCCACTCATCCCCGGCAGCGTGGGGTTGCTGTACACCAAACCATACCCATCGGCCAACGGACGGCTGGCATTGGCTGTAACGCGCCCCACCGTGAAGTTATAAATCGGCTCAGTAATTGCCGGCCCCCGCTGGGGAAACCCCGCCACATACACCGGACTACCCTCGACAAGTTTACTGGCATCCCCCACCATCGCCACGGGATAGGTCCTGTCAGTCGTAAACTTCGCCGTTGCCAGGTCCACGCCGGCCAGCTTTTGCACCGTATCGTATTTCAGGGGATGGCGTTGACCGTCAGGGGTAACGACGTCGTACTCGTCCTGCACCGGCACCACATGGGCGGCTGTAAGTACAGTGTAGGTATTCCCCTCGCGACTCAGCAGGACTCCCGACCCCGGATTGACCCCATCAATCAAGACCGTAATGCCCTTGGCAACCCTAGAAACAGCCGTTGCCGGGTCCGCCGAGTCTAGAGGACGCTGTCCGAGCACCAGCACCGCACCCAGCATCAAACCCAGCCCTAGCGCCCCTGCCCTCATGTCAGTCCTCCCCCGCCCTTGCCCTCCCATTATAGGCCGGCGGCGCCGTCTCCCAAATTTGGTGAGGACGCCCCAGAGCGATGCCATGTTCTGCCAGCGCCTGAATCACCCGCCGACGAAATTCCCGTTCAACAGCCCACTGTTGTCCCGGTTGCGTTTTGAGCCACACCCGCAGCAGCAAGCCATCGTGGCGGGCCGCATCAATCCCCAGCACCTCCGGTCGTTCTAGCAATCGCTGGCGCCAATCCGGGTCGGCATAAAGGGCTTGGGTCACCTGTTTGAGCACCTCTAGCGCCTGGGTCGGGTCCGTTTGACAATCCACCAAAATCTCAAAATTCACCCGCGACCACAGGCGCGTCAGATTCGACACCTTGACAATACTGCTATTGGGAATGGTAATGAGGCATCCTTCGGGATTGCGGAGCTGGGTAATGCGTAAGCTCATGCTTTCCACCGCACCGCTGTATTCCCCAATCTGCACCACATCACCGATGCCAAACTGGTCCTCCCACAGGATGAGCAAACCATTGATGATGTCTTTGATCACGTTTTGGGACCCCAGGGAAATCGCCAGCGCCAGCAACCCCCCAACAGCGAACAGGGAACTCACCGGCACGCCCAGGGTATTCAATATGTACCCGGCCCGCACCAGATAAATCCCCGCCGTCTTGACCCCGCGCAAGGTTTGAATCGTGGTGGAAATCCGCAAGGACCGCCGATTCAGTTCCTTGACGTCGAACAGGTCGTAGGCTTCCCAGACTTTTTGCAGACGGTCAATCAACAGGTCAGTGACTTTGCCGGCCAACCCCGTGAGGAACCAAACCCCCAACCACAGCAGGGGCAACCGCAAAACCGCCATCGAAACGCCGCGGGTTTGGGGGAAGATAGCCAGGATATAGGCCAGCCCCGCCAACCAGATCCCCATTTGCAGCCACACCAGTAAATAGCCGATGAAAGCCCACAACCGGTAGCGCTGCACCCGACCGAAATGGGGACTGAGGACCTGGGGTAAGGGGGTAGGAGCAGTCGAGGACTCCTGGACCAAACGCCGGTGCAATCGGTCCTGCTGACGACGCCCATATCTCTGCAAAACCAGCACCAACAAGCTCGCCATCAGGGCCAGCCCCAGGATTTTCAGGGCTTGGAGCAATTGCTGCACCAGGGCTTGGGGCGTGCGCTGGCGAATTGCCTCCTGCAACGTTGTCTGGATAATGTCTCGCCACTGTTGGGCCAAGGCCGAAACCGGCAGGCCGTTGAACGAGGCATCCCACTCGGTCACTGTCAGGATGGTGATATTTTGTTGTTGCCCCTCCGTCCGGCCCAGCAGCACCACCTCATTGTTGAGCGTCGCCACGGCAATCAACACCTGGGGTTCCCGCTGGTCCAGGAGATGTTGGGTGTAGGGGTGAATGATGCGCCTTAGGTTAGCCTTGATCAGTTCTGCCCGCACTTCCACCGGGATGAGCGTACCTGGATTATTGCGGTCCCGCACTGTCGGCGAGGCGATGGTGAATAACACGCGCCCGTCAAACACCACATTCGTCACCTCAATGTTGCCGTAGCGGGTGACACCGGGTGGCGGCAGGGTAGGAGGCCCGGACTGGGGTAGGGCCAACTGGGCATTCACCGCCGGAGTTACCCAAAGCAGCAGCCATCCCAGCCCCACGGCTACCAGTAGAGACAACCATTGCCGTCGCTTCATAGGTGCAAATGGACCCATGTGCGAATAGTAGTTGCAGAGTTGTTCTTGTAAGTTCCCCTGGCCTATAGGCGGACAACTCCCATCCCGGCCAGCCACTCAATCAACTACTTAATCAAGTCAAAGATGCGGAACATCGGCAAATACATGGCCACCAAAACTGAACCCACCAGCCCCCCCAACACGACAATCATCATCGGCTCCATGATGCTGGTGAGGGCCTTAACAGCCGCTTCCACTTCGGCCTCGTAAAAATCTGCCACCTTGGTGATCATGGCGTCCAGTTCCCCGGTTTCTTCCCCCACACTGATCATCTGAATCGCCATGTTAGGAAACACTTTGGCCTTGTCTAACGCTACAGAGATGAGACCTCCGGCTTGAATCTCTGCCCGCGCCGCCTCAATGGCATTGGCAATGATCTGGTTACCTGCCGTATCCCGCACGATTTCTAAGGAAGTCAACACCGGCACCCCCGAACGGGACAGGGAACCAAACGTTCGGCTAAAACGGGCCACCGCATTTTTACGAATCAAATCCCCAAAAATCGGCAAGTTCAAAGCCAGCCGGTCAATCAATTCCCGCCCGGCCCGTGTGCGGTAGGCTGTTGTATAGCCAAAGACCGCCGCCGCCACCAACCCCACCACTATGGCCAAGTTCACCGGATTGCGCATCCACTGGCTAAGATTGACCATAAACTGGGTAAAGGCCGGCAACTCCCCCCCCAAGCTAGCAAAAATATCCCCAAAAATGGGAATCAAAAACAGTACCATCCCCAAAAACACAGCAATCGCAATTAACGCCACCGCCACCGGATAGGCCATCGCTGATTTGATCTGCTGTTCCAGGCGAGCCGCATCCTCCAATAGTTTGGCCAACCGGTTTAACACCTCATCCAGAACCCCCCCTGCTTCCCCCGCCTGGATCATAGCGACATAGAGGTTATCAAAGACTTCTGGATGTTGCCGCATGGCCTCCGATAGGCTCGTCCCCTGCTGGACATCGGCACTGACCGCCGCCAGCACCTTCTTCATCTTGGGATTGGTCTGCTGTTCCACCAAAATAGCTAACCCCCGCGCCAGGGGCACACCGGCATTGACCAGCGCCGCAAACTGACGGGAAAAAAGCGCCTTATCCTTAACCGTAACCGTACTCAAAAAGGAAATATCAATTTCAGTCTTGAAGGGGTCAAAAGGCTGGACCTCCTTAATTTCCTGCACAAAAAAGCCTTGCTCCCGCAGGATACCACGGGCTTCCTTCAGGTCTGTCGCCTTTACCCGCCGTTCCCGAGAACGACCTTGGGCATCCCGTACACGGGCCAAATAGGTGGTGGGCATACGCACTGACCTCCAAAAACGTCTACATCCCAGGAGGAGCTAGACACTTTTGCCCGCAGCCGCCGGCGATCCAGCAATCAACCGTTGCAGTTCCTCAGGCTTCGATGTCTTGGCCATCACATCCTCGTAGCTGCATTCCCCCCGCTTGTACAAATCCGCCAGGACCTTTTCCAACGTCTGCATCCCGTACTTGGCCCCCGTTTGGATCGCCGAATAAATTTGGGGCGTTTTCCCCTCCCGGATCAGGTTGGCAATCGCCGGCGTCACCACCATGATCTCTTGCGCCATCACCCGCCCGAATTGCCCCGGTTTGGGATTTTTACGGCGCACCAGCGTCTGGCTAAACACCGCCACCAAGGACGTGGACAACTGCACCCGAATCTGCTGCTGCTGCTCCGGCGGAAACACATCCACAATCCGGTCCACCGTCTGCGCTGCCGAGCTGGTATGTAGGGTGGCAAACACCAGGTGGCCCGTTTCCGCCGCCGTCACCGCCAACTGGATCGTCTCCAAATCCCGCATCTCCCCCACCAGGATTACATCCGGATCCTCCCGCAAGGCCGCCCGCAGGGCATTGGCAAAACTCCGGGTATCCTCGTTCAACTGCCGCTGGTGGATGATGCTCTTTTTCGATTCGTACACAAATTCTATTGGGTCCTCAATGGTAATAATATGTTCCGCCCGCGTGGTGTTGATATTTTCGATCATCGCTGCGAGCGTGGTGGATTTCCCCGAACCCGTCGGCCCCGTCACCAACACCAACCCCCGCGGCTTTTCCGACATTTCCCGCACCACCGGCGGCAACCCCAGGGACTCAAAACTGGGAATTTTAGAAGGCAACGCCCGCAAACAGGCCGCCACCGTCCCCCGGTCCTTATACACATTCACCCGGAACCGCCCTAGCCCCTTGATCCCATAGGAACAGTCCAACTCCCAATTCTGCTCAAAAATCTTGCGCTGGTTATTGTTCAGAATGCTATAGATCAAGCGCTGGCATTGTTCCGCCGTCAGGGGAGGATGCTCAGTCGGGGTCAACTTCCCACTAATACGGATATAAGGAGGCAAACCCGCCGACAAATGCAAATCCGATCCGCCCCGCTGAATAACCTCCTCCATCAAATCTTCCATCATCAGCTCCATGGCCATCCTCCCTCATTCAATCGGTAAAGCGCGGTGTCAAACAGTAGGGGCATTCCATCCACTCCGGCCGGAGTGTAGCTTGGCAACCGCGGCAGACCAACCCCTGTTTGCGCTTGGCCTTCAGTTCCGCCTCCAAGCCACTGTCGGTGAAAGTCACGCGCTCCACTTCCTCCAGGGTAGTCAACCCTTGCTGCACCAGTTCCAAACTATAGGCCAGCAGGGTCTTCATCCCCTCCTCCACCGCCGCCTCCTTGATAACCTCCGTTGGGGCATTGTCGGTAATCAGCCGCTGAATACGCTCCGTCACTCGCATCACTTCATATACCCCAACCCGGCCCTTGTAGCCCGCCCCGTTACACTTGCTGCAAATGGGCTGACCCTGGGCCTTCGCTTGGCGGATTTGCTCTGCCGTTAAGGTATTGGCGCGGTAGAAGGTCAACCCTTGGCCAGAACCGCTCAGCCCAAATCGGGCCAGTTCCTCCGCCGTGGGACTGTAGGGAATCCGGCACTCGGTACATACCCGCCGCATCAACCGCTGGGCCAACACCCCAATCAACGACGCCGACACCATGTGGGACTCCACATCCATCTCCGCCAGGCGGGCAATCGCGCTGGGCGCATCGTTCGTGTGCAATGTGGTCAACACCAGGTGACCCGTCAGCGCCGCCTCAATCGCTGTCTTGGCCGTCTCCTTGTCCCGTGTTTCCCCCACCAAAATCACATCCGGGTCCTGCCGGAGAAATGCCCGCAAGATGGTGGCAAAATCCACCCCCTTTTCCCGCAACACCTGTACCTGGGTTAAACCTGGCAAGGTGTACTCAATCGGGTCTTCCGCCGTGTTGATGTTGATCCCCGGGTCGTTGCGCTCGGCCAGGCAGGAATACAAAGTGGTAGTTTTCCCCGAACCCGTCGGCCCCGTCACCAGGATTAAGCCATAGGGGCGCTTGATCATTTCCCGCACAATTTGTAGAGTTTCCGGGTCCGTAATCAGCTTATCTAAACCCAACTGCGTCGCTGAATTGTCCAAAATCCGCATACAGATTTTTTC comes from Gloeomargarita sp. SRBZ-1_bins_9 and encodes:
- the carB gene encoding carbamoyl-phosphate synthase large subunit, with protein sequence MPRRTDIEKILLIGSGPIVIGQACEFDYSGTQACKALREEGYQVVLVNSNPATIMTDPDMADRTYIEPLTVETLTQVIAQEQPQALLPTMGGQTALNLAVRLAKTGVLEQYGVELIGAKLSAIEKAEDRRLFKEAMQRIGLQVCPSGLAESWEEAQQIAQQINTYPLIIRPAFTLGGTGGGIAYNQEEFEQIARAGLEASPVSQILIEQSLLGWKEFELEVMRDLADNVVIICSIENVDPMGVHTGDSITVAPAQTLTDKEYQRLRDYAIRIIREIGVETGGSNIQFAVNPQNGDVVVIEMNPRVSRSSALASKATGFPIAKIAAKLAVGYTLPELTNDITKKTPACFEPSIDYVVTKIPRFTFEKFPGATPHLTTQMRSVGEAMAIGRTFQESLQKAIRSLETGRAGWGCDGAEVLPTIEQVRAYLRIPNPDRIFHIRHALLLGLTVEEIYELTGIDPWFLREMADLLHTERYLKMTPLDKFTEEDWQLIKQKGFSDRQIAFATRKTEAEIRAQRQRSGVVPVYKTVDTCAAEFEAYTPYHYSTYEQETEVRPTDKPKVVILGGGPNRIGQGIEFDYCCCHAAFALKERGYETIMVNSNPETVSTDYDTSDRLYFEPLTLEDVLNILEAEKPVGVIVQFGGQTPLKLALPLYQALNERPELPTRIWGTSPISIDIAEDREKFGRLLQELGIQQPPNGIAHNEQEALQVARRLGYPVVVRPSYVLGGRAMEIVYSDGELERYMKTAVQVEPDHPILVDKFLENAIEVDVDALRDQEGMVVIGGILEHIEQAGVHSGDSACVLPTYSLSERVLAQIRTWTCALAQRLNVVGLMNVQFAIQGEQVYVLEANPRASRTVPFIAKATGIPLAKLAARVMAGERLRDVGFTQEVVPPYYSVKEVVLPFEKFPGTDLILGPEMRSTGEVMGIAPDFGQAYAKSQIAAGQHLPLSGRVFASFNDRDKQGAVPIIRELVELGFEVVATQGTRQVLLAHGLPVEHVFKLHEGRPHVIDWMKNGQIHLILNTPSGEDAYADGQLIRRTALAYKIPLVTTLAGARATVAAIRALRGGMPAPKTIQDYYRLLR
- a CDS encoding mechanosensitive ion channel family protein — its product is MKRRQWLSLLVAVGLGWLLLWVTPAVNAQLALPQSGPPTLPPPGVTRYGNIEVTNVVFDGRVLFTIASPTVRDRNNPGTLIPVEVRAELIKANLRRIIHPYTQHLLDQREPQVLIAVATLNNEVVLLGRTEGQQQNITILTVTEWDASFNGLPVSALAQQWRDIIQTTLQEAIRQRTPQALVQQLLQALKILGLALMASLLVLVLQRYGRRQQDRLHRRLVQESSTAPTPLPQVLSPHFGRVQRYRLWAFIGYLLVWLQMGIWLAGLAYILAIFPQTRGVSMAVLRLPLLWLGVWFLTGLAGKVTDLLIDRLQKVWEAYDLFDVKELNRRSLRISTTIQTLRGVKTAGIYLVRAGYILNTLGVPVSSLFAVGGLLALAISLGSQNVIKDIINGLLILWEDQFGIGDVVQIGEYSGAVESMSLRITQLRNPEGCLITIPNSSIVKVSNLTRLWSRVNFEILVDCQTDPTQALEVLKQVTQALYADPDWRQRLLERPEVLGIDAARHDGLLLRVWLKTQPGQQWAVEREFRRRVIQALAEHGIALGRPHQIWETAPPAYNGRARAGED
- a CDS encoding tetratricopeptide repeat protein; protein product: MRAGALGLGLMLGAVLVLGQRPLDSADPATAVSRVAKGITVLIDGVNPGSGVLLSREGNTYTVLTAAHVVPVQDEYDVVTPDGQRHPLKYDTVQKLAGVDLATAKFTTDRTYPVAMVGDASKLVEGSPVYVAGFPQRGPAITEPIYNFTVGRVTANASRPLADGYGLVYSNPTLPGMSGGPVLDSQARLVGVHGRADGGQLERQGEMVYVKTGFNLGIPINTYLSWAPRPVKPNLTAAPRVAVNPNRADDFYLLASERYRQGDIAGALNQLTQALRANPNYAAAYATRGVMRYIQRDQQGAIQDFDQAIRLDPSYPEPYVGRGLARSALGDRAGAIEDYSRAIELRPTYAEAFYNRGVLRYNQRQVREGIEDLRRAADLYLQQGNAGEYQRTQETLRVATSQCRQQIRTLCDW
- a CDS encoding GspE/PulE family protein, with amino-acid sequence MVTRQAGTSPIVKDIVKAGVADREQVMKALQVSRDQGRPLPEVLKEMTGKALPAELVRQYKRQQLFELKVLYGVESLDPELTPISLAQIKELVDFLIPLDICRRYEFLPVARQEGENPSLTVAMVNPDNLQALDELNRLTRSKGLRLRRRVITREDFLHLLNQYADEMKAAQAAGNAQAVQIQTEIDLSDYEQLEEAQDEAEVDLATALADSQEAPIVALANNILAKALAERASDIHIEPQEEYLRIRFRKDGVLQPGWDNLPKQVIPAVVSRFKIMANLDIAERRLPQDGRIRRVFQGRKIDFRVSTVPTRYGEKICMRILDNSATQLGLDKLITDPETLQIVREMIKRPYGLILVTGPTGSGKTTTLYSCLAERNDPGININTAEDPIEYTLPGLTQVQVLREKGVDFATILRAFLRQDPDVILVGETRDKETAKTAIEAALTGHLVLTTLHTNDAPSAIARLAEMDVESHMVSASLIGVLAQRLMRRVCTECRIPYSPTAEELARFGLSGSGQGLTFYRANTLTAEQIRQAKAQGQPICSKCNGAGYKGRVGVYEVMRVTERIQRLITDNAPTEVIKEAAVEEGMKTLLAYSLELVQQGLTTLEEVERVTFTDSGLEAELKAKRKQGLVCRGCQATLRPEWMECPYCLTPRFTD
- a CDS encoding response regulator transcription factor, whose product is MPIILLIPNRQLRLLLGWHLQEAGYRVTLLDSLAQGYTQTQLGALWVLDLDWPQAWDEGLHLARWWSQRQQGMLLVLSARNQERDIVAGLEAGADDYLVKPFGLAQFRARVQALVRRWQRGKPILTYGDLTLDLLAQRGFYRDQALPLTPHEFQLLALLVQGQGEVVPRQVLQERVWGQQTGRSLDTHLLSLRKKLPPGLGIRTVHRLGYQLFIAEQNPGP
- a CDS encoding type IV pilus twitching motility protein PilT, giving the protein MELMMEDLMEEVIQRGGSDLHLSAGLPPYIRISGKLTPTEHPPLTAEQCQRLIYSILNNNQRKIFEQNWELDCSYGIKGLGRFRVNVYKDRGTVAACLRALPSKIPSFESLGLPPVVREMSEKPRGLVLVTGPTGSGKSTTLAAMIENINTTRAEHIITIEDPIEFVYESKKSIIHQRQLNEDTRSFANALRAALREDPDVILVGEMRDLETIQLAVTAAETGHLVFATLHTSSAAQTVDRIVDVFPPEQQQQIRVQLSTSLVAVFSQTLVRRKNPKPGQFGRVMAQEIMVVTPAIANLIREGKTPQIYSAIQTGAKYGMQTLEKVLADLYKRGECSYEDVMAKTSKPEELQRLIAGSPAAAGKSV
- a CDS encoding type II secretion system F family protein, with protein sequence MPTTYLARVRDAQGRSRERRVKATDLKEARGILREQGFFVQEIKEVQPFDPFKTEIDISFLSTVTVKDKALFSRQFAALVNAGVPLARGLAILVEQQTNPKMKKVLAAVSADVQQGTSLSEAMRQHPEVFDNLYVAMIQAGEAGGVLDEVLNRLAKLLEDAARLEQQIKSAMAYPVAVALIAIAVFLGMVLFLIPIFGDIFASLGGELPAFTQFMVNLSQWMRNPVNLAIVVGLVAAAVFGYTTAYRTRAGRELIDRLALNLPIFGDLIRKNAVARFSRTFGSLSRSGVPVLTSLEIVRDTAGNQIIANAIEAARAEIQAGGLISVALDKAKVFPNMAIQMISVGEETGELDAMITKVADFYEAEVEAAVKALTSIMEPMMIVVLGGLVGSVLVAMYLPMFRIFDLIK